A genomic region of Capra hircus breed San Clemente chromosome 21, ASM170441v1, whole genome shotgun sequence contains the following coding sequences:
- the ZNF774 gene encoding zinc finger protein 774 isoform X2, with translation MAEPCGTSSEGANKDISSPPSWGGNWERGLELAGQCGTLLGEGQQGPFSQEKELNKLLEGYIGKKLVCAECGKIFNQASYLIRHRRTHTGERPYKCMECGKGFKQSSDLVTHRRTHTGEKPYQCHRCEKKFSDSSTLIKHQRTHTGERPHQCPECGKTFARKPHLTVHQRTHTGERPYKCLQCHKSFSRSSNLITHQRTHTGVKPYGCRDCGERFGQSSDLIKHQRTHTGERPFKCPECGKGFRDSSHFVAHMSTHSGERPFSCPYCHKSFSQSSHLVTHQRTHTGERPFKCDGCGKGFADSSALVKHQRIHTGERPYKCGECGRSFNQSSHFITHQRIHLGDRPYRCPECGKTFNQRSHFLTHQRTHTGEKPFHCSECNKSFRQKAHLLCHQNTHLM, from the coding sequence ATGGCAGAACCATGTGGAACATCCTCAGAAGGGGCCAATAAAGATATTTCTTCTCCTCCTAGTTGGGGAGGGAACTGGGAGAGAGGTCTTGAGTTAGCAGGGCAGTGTGGAACCCTCCTGGGAGAGGGCCAGCAGGGGCCCTTTTCACAGGAGAAGGAATTAAACAAGCTCCTGGAAGGATATATAGGAAAGAAGCTGGTGTGTGCGGAATGCGGGAAAATCTTTAACCAGGCCTCCTATCTCATAAGGCACCGAAGAACCCATACTGGTGAGAGGCCCTATAAGTGCATGGAGTGCGGGAAAGGCTTCAAACAGAGTTCAGACCTCGTCACCCACCGCAGAacacacacaggagagaaaccctacCAGTGCCACAGGTGTGAGAAGAAATTCAGCGACAGCTCGACCCTCATCAAACATCAGAGAACCCACACGGGCGAGAGACCCCACCAGTGCCCTGAGTGTGGGAAGACTTTTGCACGGAAACCGCACCTCACGGTGCACCAAAGAACCCACACAGGGGAGAGGCCCTACAAGTGCCTCCAGTGTCACAAGAGCTTCAGTCGCAGCTCCAATCTCATCACCCACCAGAGGACCCACACGGGAGTGAAGCCCTACGGGTGTCGCGACTGCGGGGAGCGTTTCGGCCAGAGCTCGGATCTGATTAAGCACCAGCGCACCCACACGGGAGAGCGGCCCTTCAAGTGCCCCGAGTGCGGGAAGGGCTTCCGAGATAGCTCTCATTTTGTGGCCCACATGAGCACTCACTCGGGAGAAAGGCCCTTCAGCTGTCCTTACTGCCACAAGAGTTTTAGTCAGAGCTCGCACCTGGTCACGCACCAGAGGACACACACGGGCGAGAGGCCTTTTAAGTGCGATGGCTGTGGGAAGGGCTTTGCCGACAGCTCTGCCCTGGTCAAGCACCAGCGGATCCACACCGGAGAAAGACCCTATAAATGTGGCGAGTGCGGCAGGAGCTTCAACCAGAGCTCCCACTTCATCACCCACCAGCGGATCCACTTGGGAGACAGACCCTATCGCTGCCCCGAGTGTGGCAAAACCTTCAATCAGCGTTCCCATTTCCTCACACACCAGAGAacacacacaggagagaaacccttTCACTGCAGTGAGTGCAACAAGAGCTTCCGGCAGAAAGCACACCTTTTGTGCCATCAGAACACTCACCTGATGTAG
- the ZNF774 gene encoding zinc finger protein 774 isoform X1 has product MMWLGTSGTSGLPGHCLESPLQGYCTAQIQEWALKGISKPSVTSQLEQKEEAWVLPLQNFEARKILRESHTEFKHQVVQLDQDVSEMAEPCGTSSEGANKDISSPPSWGGNWERGLELAGQCGTLLGEGQQGPFSQEKELNKLLEGYIGKKLVCAECGKIFNQASYLIRHRRTHTGERPYKCMECGKGFKQSSDLVTHRRTHTGEKPYQCHRCEKKFSDSSTLIKHQRTHTGERPHQCPECGKTFARKPHLTVHQRTHTGERPYKCLQCHKSFSRSSNLITHQRTHTGVKPYGCRDCGERFGQSSDLIKHQRTHTGERPFKCPECGKGFRDSSHFVAHMSTHSGERPFSCPYCHKSFSQSSHLVTHQRTHTGERPFKCDGCGKGFADSSALVKHQRIHTGERPYKCGECGRSFNQSSHFITHQRIHLGDRPYRCPECGKTFNQRSHFLTHQRTHTGEKPFHCSECNKSFRQKAHLLCHQNTHLM; this is encoded by the exons ATGATGTGgctggggacttcagggacaaGTGGGTTACCTGGACACTGTTTAGAGAGTCCTCTTCAGGGATACTGCACAGCACAGATACAAGAATGGGCTCTCAAAGG GATTTCAAAACCAAGTGTAACCTCCCAGCTGGAGCAGAAAGAAGAGGCATGGGTCCTACCACTGCAAAATTTTGAGGCCAGGAAGATCCTGAGGGAAAGTCACACAG AATTTAAGCATCAGGTGGTACAACTCGATCAGGACGTTTCCGAAATGGCAGAACCATGTGGAACATCCTCAGAAGGGGCCAATAAAGATATTTCTTCTCCTCCTAGTTGGGGAGGGAACTGGGAGAGAGGTCTTGAGTTAGCAGGGCAGTGTGGAACCCTCCTGGGAGAGGGCCAGCAGGGGCCCTTTTCACAGGAGAAGGAATTAAACAAGCTCCTGGAAGGATATATAGGAAAGAAGCTGGTGTGTGCGGAATGCGGGAAAATCTTTAACCAGGCCTCCTATCTCATAAGGCACCGAAGAACCCATACTGGTGAGAGGCCCTATAAGTGCATGGAGTGCGGGAAAGGCTTCAAACAGAGTTCAGACCTCGTCACCCACCGCAGAacacacacaggagagaaaccctacCAGTGCCACAGGTGTGAGAAGAAATTCAGCGACAGCTCGACCCTCATCAAACATCAGAGAACCCACACGGGCGAGAGACCCCACCAGTGCCCTGAGTGTGGGAAGACTTTTGCACGGAAACCGCACCTCACGGTGCACCAAAGAACCCACACAGGGGAGAGGCCCTACAAGTGCCTCCAGTGTCACAAGAGCTTCAGTCGCAGCTCCAATCTCATCACCCACCAGAGGACCCACACGGGAGTGAAGCCCTACGGGTGTCGCGACTGCGGGGAGCGTTTCGGCCAGAGCTCGGATCTGATTAAGCACCAGCGCACCCACACGGGAGAGCGGCCCTTCAAGTGCCCCGAGTGCGGGAAGGGCTTCCGAGATAGCTCTCATTTTGTGGCCCACATGAGCACTCACTCGGGAGAAAGGCCCTTCAGCTGTCCTTACTGCCACAAGAGTTTTAGTCAGAGCTCGCACCTGGTCACGCACCAGAGGACACACACGGGCGAGAGGCCTTTTAAGTGCGATGGCTGTGGGAAGGGCTTTGCCGACAGCTCTGCCCTGGTCAAGCACCAGCGGATCCACACCGGAGAAAGACCCTATAAATGTGGCGAGTGCGGCAGGAGCTTCAACCAGAGCTCCCACTTCATCACCCACCAGCGGATCCACTTGGGAGACAGACCCTATCGCTGCCCCGAGTGTGGCAAAACCTTCAATCAGCGTTCCCATTTCCTCACACACCAGAGAacacacacaggagagaaacccttTCACTGCAGTGAGTGCAACAAGAGCTTCCGGCAGAAAGCACACCTTTTGTGCCATCAGAACACTCACCTGATGTAG